A window of the Brassica napus cultivar Da-Ae chromosome C5, Da-Ae, whole genome shotgun sequence genome harbors these coding sequences:
- the LOC106415251 gene encoding lon protease — translation MALPSSLPYSTIKSTPPHLSAFNHQPLTLPPTYRSTTTTDRRFSKLTSFRCSSSSFSEKHHNNANPPKSDDLVELPLFPLPLVLFPGATIPLQIFEYRYRVMMQTLLQSDLRFGVVYSDAVSGSAAGVGCVGEIIKHERLVDDRFFLICKGQERFRVSDLVRTKPYLVAKVTWLEDRPSGEENLEELANEVEVLMKEVIRLSNRLNGKAEKEESRDLRKNQFPTPFSFFVGSTFEGAPMEQQALLELEDTAARLKRERETLRNTLNYLTAASAVKDVFPSS, via the coding sequence ATGGCGCTTCCAAGCTCACTCCCATATTCCACCATCAAATCCACGCCGCCGCATCTCTCCGCCTTCAACCACCAACCTCTAACTCTCCCACCTACTTACCGGAGCACCACCACCACCGACCGTCGATTCTCTAAGCTAACCTCCTTCCGATGCTCATCCTCCTCCTTCTCGGAGAAGCACCACAACAACGCCAACCCGCCCAAATCCGACGACCTCGTCGAGCTCCCTCTCTTCCCTCTCCCCCTCGTCCTCTTCCCGGGAGCAACCATCCCGCTCCAGATCTTCGAGTACCGCTACCGCGTCATGATGCAGACCCTCCTCCAATCCGATCTCCGATTCGGCGTCGTCTACTCCGACGCCGTCTCAGGCTCCGCGGCGGGAGTCGGATGCGTCGGGGAGATCATCAAGCACGAGCGCCTCGTCGATGATCGGTTCTTCCTAATCTGCAAGGGTCAGGAGCGGTTCCGCGTCTCGGATCTCGTCCGCACGAAGCCTTATCTAGTCGCGAAGGTGACGTGGCTGGAGGATCGGCCCTCCGGGGAGGAGAATCTCGAGGAGTTGGCGAATGAGGTGGAGGTGCTGATGAAGGAAGTGATTCGATTGTCGAATAGGTTGAACGGGAAGGCGGAGAAGGAGGAGTCGCGGGATCTGAGGAAGAATCAGTTTCCGACTCCGTTCTCGTTCTTCGTCGGGAGCACGTTCGAAGGGGCGCCGATGGAGCAGCAGGCGTTGCTGGAGCTGGAGGATACTGCGGCGAGGttgaagagagagagggagacgCTGAGGAATACGCTTAATTACTTGACTGCAGCTTCTGCTGTGAAAGATGTCTTCCCGTCGAGTTAG